A region from the Desulfobulbaceae bacterium genome encodes:
- the thiC gene encoding phosphomethylpyrimidine synthase ThiC — MSTQLQLAQQGTITQEMKDVAAQESLAPELIRERMVDGQIVILTGRHREKRVVGIGKGLRTKVNASIGTSSDVCDIEHEKRKARIAEETGADTLMELSAAGDLDQIRREVLQAVSLPVGNVPLYQAFCDTIKKHKDATKMDPEAMFDLIEKQCADGMAFMAVHCGINLFSLERMQRQGYRYGGLCSKGGTMMIQWMLKNNRENPLFEQFDRVCSILKKYDTVLSLGNGIRAGAIHDSMDRAQVAELIINCELAERASLSGCQAIVEGPGHVPLDEIEANIILQKKMSNDAPYYMLGPLPCDCGAGLDHITAAIGAAHSSMYGADLICYITPAEHLALPNEEDVAIGVRTARLAAHIGDVVKLKGRADVRDKQLSKDRRDFRWDKQFDNLLFPDLARGILESRKSSSKGCSMCGDLCALKNAAETLNQHLTGDKVNS; from the coding sequence ATGAGTACTCAATTGCAACTGGCCCAGCAGGGCACGATCACCCAGGAAATGAAAGATGTTGCTGCCCAGGAATCCTTGGCGCCTGAGTTGATCCGTGAACGGATGGTTGATGGCCAGATTGTCATCCTTACTGGACGACATCGGGAAAAGAGAGTTGTTGGTATCGGCAAGGGGCTTCGGACCAAGGTTAACGCCTCCATTGGCACCTCTAGTGATGTCTGTGATATTGAACATGAGAAGCGTAAAGCTCGGATCGCCGAGGAGACTGGCGCTGACACCTTGATGGAGCTGTCCGCGGCAGGCGACCTTGATCAGATCCGCCGCGAGGTTTTGCAGGCGGTCTCTCTGCCGGTGGGTAACGTCCCGCTCTATCAGGCCTTTTGCGATACCATCAAAAAACATAAAGACGCCACCAAGATGGACCCTGAGGCCATGTTTGATCTTATAGAAAAACAGTGTGCCGACGGCATGGCCTTCATGGCGGTTCATTGCGGGATCAATCTCTTCTCTCTGGAACGGATGCAGCGCCAGGGGTATCGTTACGGTGGGCTTTGTTCTAAGGGCGGAACCATGATGATTCAGTGGATGTTGAAAAATAACCGGGAGAACCCCCTGTTTGAGCAGTTTGATCGGGTGTGTTCGATTTTGAAGAAATACGACACCGTTCTCAGTTTGGGCAATGGTATCCGGGCCGGGGCTATTCATGACTCTATGGATCGGGCCCAGGTCGCTGAGTTGATCATCAACTGCGAATTGGCCGAGCGGGCCAGCCTTTCTGGTTGTCAGGCCATTGTCGAAGGGCCGGGTCATGTGCCTCTGGATGAGATTGAGGCCAATATTATTCTGCAAAAGAAGATGTCTAACGATGCCCCGTATTATATGTTAGGACCTTTGCCTTGTGATTGCGGTGCCGGGCTCGATCATATTACCGCTGCCATCGGCGCGGCTCATTCGTCGATGTACGGGGCCGATCTCATCTGCTATATCACCCCTGCCGAGCATCTCGCCCTGCCCAACGAGGAGGATGTGGCCATCGGCGTCCGTACTGCCCGTCTGGCTGCCCACATTGGTGATGTGGTCAAGCTCAAAGGCCGCGCAGATGTTCGAGACAAACAGCTGAGCAAGGACCGACGTGATTTTCGCTGGGATAAGCAGTTTGACAACCTGCTGTTCCCCGATTTGGCCCGGGGCATCCTGGAATCGCGAAAATCGTCCAGTAAAGGGTGTTCCATGTGCGGCGACTTGTGCGCCTTGAAAAACGCGGCCGAGACCTTGAACCAGCACTTGACCGGGGATAAGGTCAATTCGTGA
- a CDS encoding cobyric acid synthase, whose protein sequence is MNLIPHLASAAPFTHGGNLRKLAASSGRKMSELLDFSASINPLGPPEYLRPLISRNLEALLHYPDPDYDELRQSAAVRFAVDPSQIIVGNGSTEIIHALPAALGVARAVIPGPSYLGYHEAFAAISGQVHYLSLSSKSNFAIDWHALTEELTGGEVLFLGQPNNPTGRCFELSQLEEVMARHPATFFVVDEAFLDFVVDQPSALSLLSQYQNLVVLRSLTKFYAVPGLRLGLAFAGAGLAAQIRAKLPPWSVNSLALAFGTKVLLDDGYARQSQEVVSRLRQELADGLAALPEIKVFPGQANYLLCQWLTLPAGFRTGSEVYAALLAQGVAVRDCANFTGLSADFFRVAVRSAEENAVLLDALGAMSATKRVVSRRRRTPALMVQGTSSDAGKSVITAALCRILLQDGVRVAPFKSQNMSLNSFVTRDGGEMGRAQVVQAQACRLDPDTRMNPVLLKPVSHVGSQVIINGRSVGTKSVEEYVAYKPHAFSAACAAYDSLASEMDAIILEGAGSPAEVNLKRHDIVNMPMARYAKAPVVLVGDIDRGGVFASFVGTMEVMAEWERALVAGFVVNRFRGRESLLDPAFEIVKKHTGRSVLGVIPNLSDLGLPEEDSVSFKKGLFNRPKPTSAESVEIVLVDLPHISNFTDFEPFLLEPDVWLRVVRTGDELGDPAAVLLPGSKNVIEDLRYLNESGFSEGIRRLAARGETEIVGLCGGFQMLGDAISDPHGIEASGTLAGLGLLPISTVLDQDKTLTRQSLTHRASGFTVHGYEIHHGRTESGVALDPVLTDGPPGVAAGKGLIWGTYLHGLYDADAFRHWFIEGLRQRRGLAMWQGKRGCYNLEPALDRLAATVRERLDMSVIYRLMGL, encoded by the coding sequence ATGAATCTGATACCGCATTTGGCCTCTGCTGCGCCTTTTACCCATGGCGGCAATCTCCGTAAGCTTGCCGCTTCCTCTGGCCGGAAGATGAGCGAACTGCTTGATTTCTCAGCCAGCATCAATCCCTTGGGGCCGCCAGAATACCTCCGGCCACTGATCAGCCGTAATCTGGAAGCCCTGCTTCATTATCCTGATCCTGATTATGACGAGTTGAGGCAATCCGCAGCTGTCCGGTTTGCTGTTGACCCCAGTCAAATAATTGTTGGCAACGGTTCAACCGAAATCATTCATGCTCTGCCTGCTGCCTTGGGGGTGGCGCGGGCGGTGATCCCGGGGCCGTCTTACCTCGGTTATCATGAGGCCTTTGCCGCGATTAGTGGTCAGGTTCATTATCTGTCGTTGTCGTCGAAAAGTAATTTTGCTATTGATTGGCACGCCCTGACAGAAGAGCTTACCGGCGGGGAAGTACTCTTTCTTGGGCAGCCCAATAATCCAACGGGTCGCTGTTTCGAGCTGTCGCAGTTGGAGGAGGTGATGGCTCGTCATCCTGCCACCTTCTTTGTGGTTGACGAGGCATTTCTCGATTTTGTTGTCGATCAGCCCTCAGCTCTGTCCTTACTCTCCCAGTATCAAAATCTCGTCGTTCTTCGTTCGTTGACCAAGTTTTATGCCGTGCCTGGCCTGCGGTTGGGTCTTGCCTTTGCCGGGGCAGGGCTTGCCGCACAAATTCGTGCCAAGTTGCCGCCATGGAGCGTCAACTCCTTGGCCTTAGCCTTCGGGACCAAGGTACTGCTCGATGACGGGTATGCGCGGCAGAGTCAAGAGGTGGTATCTCGATTGCGTCAGGAGTTAGCGGATGGTTTGGCGGCCTTGCCTGAGATTAAGGTCTTCCCTGGTCAGGCCAATTATCTTCTCTGTCAGTGGCTGACCCTGCCAGCTGGTTTTCGCACGGGGAGCGAGGTCTATGCGGCGCTTCTGGCTCAAGGGGTGGCGGTTCGAGATTGCGCTAATTTTACTGGGTTGAGCGCTGATTTTTTTCGGGTGGCGGTGCGCTCTGCTGAGGAGAACGCGGTCTTGCTCGACGCCTTAGGAGCCATGAGTGCTACTAAGCGAGTTGTGTCCCGCAGACGCCGGACCCCGGCGTTGATGGTTCAGGGGACTAGTTCCGATGCAGGTAAGAGCGTGATTACTGCCGCCCTCTGTCGGATTTTGCTTCAGGATGGGGTCAGGGTGGCGCCATTCAAGTCTCAGAATATGTCGCTAAACTCCTTTGTCACCCGTGATGGCGGAGAGATGGGCCGGGCTCAGGTGGTTCAGGCCCAGGCCTGTCGTCTTGATCCCGACACCCGGATGAATCCGGTGCTCTTGAAGCCGGTAAGCCATGTCGGCAGTCAGGTGATTATCAATGGCCGTTCGGTCGGCACCAAGAGCGTCGAGGAGTATGTGGCCTATAAACCCCATGCCTTTTCCGCAGCCTGTGCGGCCTATGATTCGCTGGCCAGTGAGATGGATGCGATTATCCTTGAAGGCGCCGGGTCACCCGCTGAGGTCAATCTCAAGCGGCATGACATTGTGAATATGCCCATGGCCCGCTACGCTAAGGCCCCGGTAGTGCTGGTCGGCGATATCGACCGGGGCGGGGTCTTTGCCTCCTTTGTCGGCACCATGGAGGTTATGGCAGAGTGGGAGAGGGCTTTGGTCGCGGGTTTTGTGGTCAATCGCTTTCGGGGGCGTGAGTCGCTGCTTGATCCCGCCTTCGAGATCGTTAAAAAGCATACCGGCCGGTCGGTGTTGGGGGTGATCCCTAACCTCTCTGATCTTGGGCTGCCGGAAGAGGACTCGGTAAGCTTCAAGAAGGGGTTGTTTAATCGCCCCAAGCCCACGTCTGCCGAATCAGTTGAGATTGTTCTGGTTGATCTGCCCCATATCTCCAATTTTACTGATTTCGAGCCCTTCCTGCTTGAGCCTGATGTCTGGTTGCGGGTGGTTCGGACAGGGGATGAGCTTGGCGACCCGGCGGCGGTGCTCTTGCCGGGAAGCAAGAATGTTATTGAAGATCTGCGCTATCTCAATGAGTCTGGATTTTCCGAGGGTATCAGGCGTTTGGCAGCTCGGGGGGAGACAGAGATCGTTGGGCTTTGTGGAGGTTTCCAGATGTTGGGTGATGCGATTAGCGATCCTCACGGGATTGAGGCCAGTGGAACTTTGGCCGGGTTGGGGCTTTTGCCGATCAGCACGGTCCTTGATCAGGATAAAACCTTGACTCGTCAGTCCCTCACCCACAGGGCATCCGGGTTTACGGTTCATGGCTATGAGATTCACCATGGCCGGACTGAATCCGGAGTGGCGCTTGATCCGGTTTTGACCGACGGGCCGCCGGGCGTGGCTGCGGGCAAGGGATTGATCTGGGGTACGTATCTCCATGGCCTTTATGACGCCGATGCCTTTCGCCATTGGTTTATCGAAGGTCTGCGTCAGCGGCGCGGTCTGGCTATGTGGCAGGGAAAGCGAGGGTGCTATAATCTTGAGCCTGCTCTTGATCGTTTGGCGGCAACGGTGCGTGAGCGTCTTGATATGTCGGTGATTTACCGGCTGATGGGACTCTGA
- the cobS gene encoding adenosylcobinamide-GDP ribazoletransferase → MIARFCAALRFLTVLPVPGHLGTEEQHLARSLVFFPVVGVVIGCIMAVIAWLIWPFLPALPAAAVMVFLMLAISGGFHLDGLADSADGMLSARPREQILTIMRDSQIGSMGAAALVMVLLAKTVALGSLPQVQAASAVFLMPIAGRCLMVLMMAFLPYVRGEEGRAALFYQAASQEKKIVYITGGVLYSSSWYACGGSGLAAGAIALVAMLLFAWLCRVKIGGATGDTLGATCELTEMVIVLILSAGW, encoded by the coding sequence ATGATCGCTCGATTCTGCGCAGCGCTGCGCTTCCTGACTGTGCTTCCTGTTCCTGGTCATCTCGGGACCGAGGAGCAGCACTTGGCCCGCAGTCTCGTTTTCTTTCCGGTTGTGGGTGTTGTTATCGGCTGTATCATGGCTGTTATTGCCTGGTTGATATGGCCTTTTTTACCTGCCTTGCCTGCTGCGGCTGTCATGGTTTTCCTGATGTTAGCGATTTCCGGAGGCTTTCATCTTGATGGCTTGGCCGATTCGGCGGATGGAATGTTGAGCGCCCGGCCGAGGGAGCAGATTCTTACTATTATGCGCGATAGTCAGATCGGCAGTATGGGCGCTGCGGCTCTGGTAATGGTCTTGTTGGCCAAAACCGTCGCTTTGGGGAGCCTCCCCCAGGTCCAGGCGGCATCGGCCGTGTTCCTGATGCCCATTGCCGGGCGTTGCCTGATGGTCTTGATGATGGCGTTCTTGCCCTATGTTCGAGGAGAGGAAGGGCGGGCGGCTCTTTTTTATCAGGCCGCCAGTCAAGAAAAAAAGATTGTTTACATCACAGGGGGCGTCCTCTACTCCAGTAGCTGGTATGCGTGTGGCGGTTCCGGCCTAGCCGCCGGGGCAATAGCCCTGGTCGCTATGCTCCTTTTTGCCTGGCTCTGCCGGGTAAAGATCGGTGGCGCAACCGGAGATACCCTGGGAGCAACCTGTGAGCTGACCGAGATGGTGATTGTCTTGATATTGTCAGCAGGATGGTAG
- the cobT gene encoding nicotinate-nucleotide--dimethylbenzimidazole phosphoribosyltransferase, translating into MSLLQTTIQQISGQDLAWRQKAKDRLDQLAIPHWSLGRLMDLAMDLAGQTCSLSPPVVRKAVITMAGDHGVAVEGVSKFPQEVTPQMVANFVNGGAGINVLARQAGALVIVVDMGVAADLSALASSGKIIDKKIGFGTANMAKGPAMTRDEAVRSLEAGIEVVMMNRDRFDIFATGDMGIANTTPSSAIAAILTGHSASEVTGRGTGLDDQQLAAKVRVIEEALAVNRPDPSDALDVLAKVGGFEIGGIAGVILGAAALRKPVVIDGFISTAGALIAQCLAPNSIQFVIAAHRSMEPGHRVMQVRLGLEPLLDLNLRLGEGTGAALAMPIVESAARVLMEVATFSEAAVAGEDK; encoded by the coding sequence CTGGCAATCCCTCATTGGTCATTGGGGCGGCTAATGGATCTGGCCATGGATCTGGCAGGGCAGACCTGTTCCCTCTCTCCCCCTGTCGTTCGCAAGGCCGTCATTACCATGGCCGGAGATCATGGCGTAGCGGTTGAGGGGGTTAGTAAATTTCCTCAAGAAGTTACGCCTCAGATGGTCGCCAATTTTGTCAACGGCGGGGCAGGCATCAATGTCCTTGCCCGTCAGGCCGGAGCCTTGGTGATTGTGGTTGATATGGGGGTGGCTGCTGATTTGTCTGCGCTCGCAAGCTCCGGCAAGATTATTGATAAGAAGATCGGGTTTGGTACTGCCAATATGGCAAAAGGTCCGGCCATGACCAGAGATGAGGCGGTGCGTTCCTTGGAGGCGGGCATTGAGGTGGTGATGATGAATCGGGACCGCTTCGATATCTTTGCCACCGGCGATATGGGGATTGCCAATACTACCCCCAGCAGCGCCATTGCCGCGATTTTGACCGGGCATTCGGCAAGCGAGGTCACCGGTCGTGGTACCGGTCTTGATGACCAGCAATTGGCGGCCAAGGTACGGGTGATCGAGGAGGCGCTTGCCGTAAACCGGCCTGATCCCAGCGATGCCCTTGATGTTCTGGCCAAGGTCGGCGGGTTTGAGATCGGCGGTATCGCCGGGGTGATCTTAGGTGCTGCCGCGTTACGAAAACCAGTAGTTATTGATGGTTTTATTTCAACCGCAGGCGCTTTGATTGCCCAGTGTCTTGCTCCTAACAGCATCCAGTTTGTCATCGCCGCTCATCGGAGCATGGAACCGGGGCACCGCGTGATGCAGGTGCGATTGGGGCTTGAGCCCCTACTCGACTTGAATCTTCGTTTGGGAGAGGGGACAGGCGCCGCGTTGGCCATGCCCATTGTCGAGTCAGCGGCTCGGGTGTTGATGGAAGTCGCCACTTTTTCCGAGGCCGCTGTGGCCGGGGAGGACAAATGA